One Brassica napus cultivar Da-Ae chromosome C2, Da-Ae, whole genome shotgun sequence DNA window includes the following coding sequences:
- the LOC111203135 gene encoding glutamic acid-rich protein-like codes for MDLGPLEDMDVQMAPDIPPIHVTNDRQVRNLIAISKAHVVHFCLSSRGKTRIVGDANINGNQDGEDVDEVSDEEEEEEEDYEDVNEVKNEGEEDANFSDTAEVDDEFADYSVYGKFKDEDDDEEEADDICF; via the exons ATGGATTTAGGTCCGTTAGAAGACATGGATGTGCAG ATGGCTCCTGATAttcctcctattcatgttacaaatgatagacaagttcggaaCTTGATCGCGATAAGTAAAGCGCATGTTGTACATTTTTGTCTATCAAGCCGAGGCAAGACGAGGATTGTTGGTGATGCCAACATTAATGGAAaccaagatggtgaagatgttGATGAAGTTtcagatgaagaggaagaagaagaagaagactatgAAGATGTTAATGAAGTTAAAAATGAAGGGGAGGAGGATGCTAATTTCTCCGATACTGCTGAAGTAGATGATGAGTTTGCAGATTACAGTGTGTATGGCAAATTTAAAGATGAGGATGACGATGAGGAAGAGGCAGATGATATttgtttttag